Proteins from one Telopea speciosissima isolate NSW1024214 ecotype Mountain lineage chromosome 1, Tspe_v1, whole genome shotgun sequence genomic window:
- the LOC122651721 gene encoding probable prefoldin subunit 2: MLNKAEGDGKEPMNEQAIANIYGTMRSEINQLHSKITELEMEVSEHSLVIGAIQPLDPSRRCYRMIGGVLVERTIKEVLPAVQRNKEGLEEVISRMNEALEKKKKEISEFEAKYKIRIRKSDGEVKDDGGRKEGSAQGVLVGPAGAKNE; encoded by the coding sequence ATGTTGAACAAAGCTGAAGGCGATGGTAAAGAACCAATGAATGAGCAGGCAATTGCCAACATATATGGCACCATGAGGTCTGAAATCAACCAACTTCACTCGAAAATTACAGAATTGGAGATGGAAGTGAGTGAGCACTCCTTGGTGATTGGAGCCATACAGCCACTTGATCCATCCAGGCGATGCTACCGCATGATTGGAGGTGTGCTAGTGGAGAGAACCATCAAGGAGGTCCTCCCAGCAGTCCAGCGTAACAAAGAGGGTCTTGAGGAAGTGATTTCTCGGATGAATGAAGCcttggaaaagaagaaaaaagagatttcTGAATTTGAGGCAAAATATAAAATCAGGATAAGAAAATCGGATGGTGAGGTGAAGGATGATGGAGGCCGGAAGGAAGGTTCTGCTCAAGGAGTTCTTGTGGGTCCTGCAGGTGCTAAGAATGAATGA